In the genome of Massilia sp. W12, the window CAAGCAAATTCACCGCCCGGTCTTCCTGCTGGCGTGGGCCGTGCGGCTGGCGCAGATAGCGCGCCGTGTTCCGCTGGCCGCCGGTTTTTTCTTTCCAGTGCACAAAACGCGACAATTCCTGCAAAGCGCGCTGGTACACATCTCGCTTGAACTCAATCACCACATCCATCGGCACCCAATATTCATGCCAGCGCCAGGCGTCGAATTCCGGGTGATCGGTCAGGCGCAAATTCACCTGCGAATCTTTGGCCTGCATGCGCAGCAAAAACCAGATTTGTTTTTGCCCGCGATAATGGCCACGGATTTCACGTTTAATGAAATGATCCGGCACTTCATAACGCAACCAGTCGCGCGTGCGGCCCACGATTTTCACATGTTCCTGGCGCAGGCCGATTTCTTCTTCCAACTCACGGTACATCGCCTGCTCGGGCGTCTCACCATATTTGATGCCGCCCTGCGGGAATTGCCATGAGTGCTCACGCACCCGCTTGCCCCACCACACCTGATTGTGCGCGTTGAGCAAAATGATGCCGACGTTGGGGCGGAACCCTTCACGATCCAGCATGTTATCACCTCGTGTGTCTGTGCCGTGCCGCTGCTAACCTTTCTTTCTGTGTTGTCTTCAAGGGCGCAAAGCTGCGCCTTGCCCGAGCCTGCTGCATCATTTCGGTTCTGCGAATCACGCAAAACAATGGCTCAGCGCACAATTGAAGAAAGTATGGTCGCATCAGCCAGCTAATCCTTTAAAATTGGGATGATTATAACCCTCCTCTTTTCAAAAGAATTACTGTTATGCGTGCCTCCCAATATTTTATTTCCACATTGAAAGAAGCTCCCGCCGACGCTGAGATCGTAAGTCATAAGCTGATGATGCGCGCCGGTATGATTAAACGCCTGGGTTCCGGCATCTATACGTATATGCCGCTGGGCTTGCGCATCATCCGCAAAGTCGAAAACATCGTGCGCGAGGAAATGAATCGCGCCGGCGCGCTCGAACTCTTGATGCCGGTGGTGCAACCGGCCGAGTTGTGGCAGGAAACCGGGCGCTGGGACAAAATGGGGCCGGAATTGATGCGCGTCAAAGATCGCCATGGGCGCGACTATGCGATCCAGCCGACTTCCGAAGAGGTCATTACCGATGTGGTGCGCGGCGAAATCAAATCCTATCGCCAGCTGCCCTTGAATTTTTACCACATTCAAACCAAATTCCGCGATGAGCGCCGTCCCCGTTTCGGTCTGATGCGCGGGCGTGAATTCACCATGAAAGACGCGTATTCATTTGACCGCGATGTGGCCGGCATGCAAAAGTCGTATGAAGCGATGTATGCCGCTTATGTGCGCATTTTCAGCCGCTTCGGCTTGAAATTCCGCGCCGTGGCGGCAGACAATGGCGCGATCGGCGGTTCCGGCTCGCACGAATTCCACGTCATCGCCGGTACAGGCGAAGACGCCCTGGTGTACTGCCCGCAATCGGATTTTGCTGCGAATATTGAAGCCGCTGAAGCACTGGCGCCGCAAACGCCGCGCAGCGCGCCTGCTCAAGCTCTGGAAAAAACCGCGACGCCAGGCAAAGAGCGCTGCGAAGAT includes:
- a CDS encoding RNA pyrophosphohydrolase encodes the protein MLDREGFRPNVGIILLNAHNQVWWGKRVREHSWQFPQGGIKYGETPEQAMYRELEEEIGLRQEHVKIVGRTRDWLRYEVPDHFIKREIRGHYRGQKQIWFLLRMQAKDSQVNLRLTDHPEFDAWRWHEYWVPMDVVIEFKRDVYQRALQELSRFVHWKEKTGGQRNTARYLRQPHGPRQQEDRAVNLLVPEALAKT